Proteins encoded in a region of the Rutidosis leptorrhynchoides isolate AG116_Rl617_1_P2 chromosome 9, CSIRO_AGI_Rlap_v1, whole genome shotgun sequence genome:
- the LOC139867459 gene encoding uncharacterized protein → MANKDKSGSNVVEAPLTPGRPVFSFSVGSRKNVPSKWDNAQKWLISSPDSPAANHGIVKSPDFVSKYPAGNNNNGFVGKPPPPPPAAAQQQKHVDTKTEVCVFQVPSSVMPMCMEHEDHHNVVSPSEESSDSDVLLKDKYTNGNEANYSRFRCVMPIKEGFLFTSMKDASTEVVHEIKQADTMGTNMTPRRNSAASRSPTPFKTVSPPRHNTPCMSGPLSSMNVSSSFDIAELQECHLAKLQLETPFDSVTCNWSSREEEEADVSKSLRHFEMNNECVKHIPDPTKPCDWEEEEEEKIKSHLKYQREEAKIQAWVDLQNAKAEAQSRKLEVKIQKMRSKFEEKMMKRMMIVHRKADELRTEAKYEHDMQFRKASTRSTKTNNLHQSMHISDPISPCGCFPCSTSQS, encoded by the exons ATGGCCAACAAAGACAAGAGCGGTAGTAATGTGGTGGAAGCTCCACTTACACCGGGTCGACCCGTTTTCAGCTTCAGTGTTGGGTCAAGAAAGAATGTTCCTTCCAAATGGGATAATGCCCAGAAATGGCTTATTAGTAGTCCTGATTCCCCTGCTGCTAATCATGGTATTGTAAAATCCCCAGACTTTGTGTCCAAATACCCtgcaggtaataataataatgggtttGTGggtaaaccaccaccaccaccaccagctGCAGCACAACAACAGAAACATGTTGATACTAAAACAGAGGTTTGTGTGTTTCAAGTTCCAAGCAGTGTTATGCCTATGTGTATGGAGCATGAGGATCATCATAATGTGGTCTCTCCCTCAGAAGAATCATCTGATTCTGATGTACTTCTAAAAG ATAAATACACAAATGGGAATGAGGCCAATTATTCAAGATTTAGATGTGTGATGCCAATAAAAGAAGGATTCTTATTCACATCAATGAAAGATGCATCAACCGAAGTTGTTCACGAGATTAAACAGGCAGACACCATGGGAACCAACATGACTCCTCGTCGAAACTCTGCCGCTTCACGATCTCCCACGCCGTTTAAAACCGTGTCTCCACCACGACACAACACCCCTTGTATGTCAGGTCCATTGTCATCAATGAATGTTAGCAGTTCATTTGATATTGCAGAATTACAAGAGTGTCATTTAGCTAAGTTACAGCTAGAGACTCCATTCGATTCGGTTACTTGTAATTGGAGTTCAAGGGAGGAAGAGGAAGCAGATGTATCAAAGAGTCTTAGACATTTCGAAATGAACAATGAATGTGTAAAACACATTCCAGACCCTACTAAACCTTGTgattgggaagaagaagaagaagaaaagattaAATCACACCTTAA GTACCAAAGAGAAGAAGCCAAAATTCAAGCTTGGGTGGACCTTCAAAATGCTAAAGCAGAAGCTCAATCAAGAAAGCTTGAG gtGAAGATTCAGAAAATGCGTTCGAAATTTGAGGagaagatgatgaagaggatgatgaTTGTTCATAGAAAAGCCGATGAATTGAGAACAGAAGCCAAATATGAGCACGACATGCAGTTTCGAAAGGCATCTACGCGTTCAACCAAGACCAACAACCTCCATCAGAGTATGCATATTTCGGATCCTATCAGTCCATGCGGTTGCTTTCCCTGTAGTACTAGTCAATCTTAG